The DNA window GCTGATGTGCATAAGAATGTTGAAATTGCCGGCCACCTGAATTCCTCCTCGTGTCACTCGAATGCGGCGCCTACACCTGGGGAATCATCAGGCGTCGGAAGCCGCTTGGTTCCGGTGAAGATCATTCGGAACGGCTGTTATACGTCAGCAGTAGAGGAGGCTGAGTCGCGTTCTGCTGCAGCGATGCCGGAAGCATAGGCGACTTCGGCAGGTCCCACCGGAAGGCCGAAGCGACCTCAAGAATCGACCTGATCTTGGTTTTTAGCTCCGTCATGTCGATACTCTTGATCACGTGCGCGGCCACCAACACATCCCTCTCTATCGGCAGATTCAACGTCGCCGTATTGAGAATCACCGGCAGTGTCGGGCAATCCTTACGGACCGTCTTGAGTAAATCCCACTGGTCTTCCTTCTCCAGATGAATCTCCATTACCAACACATCCGGTTTCTTCATGCTGATGACATCCATCAGACGTGACACATCTCCCCACGTGATTATGTCATATCCTTCTTCGGCTAATTCTTCGGCATACAGGGCCCGAATATGATAGTCATCGTCTACGAAGAGTACTCTAGACATCTTCCCTCCATGCCTTTGGTTAAATGTGCAATGAGGAGTTCGTGGATCGTCGATTTGATCTCCGTAGTGTCCACGCTTTTCATCGCGTATCCGTCGCAGGTCACCTTGTCCGATTCCGCCCTGCCCGAGTCGTACACACTCATGAGAATCACGGGGAGGTGGGGATATTCCTCCTTAAGGCGCTCCACAAGGCGGTATCCGGATAAGTCCCTATAAAAGGGGTCTATCAGCACGATATCCGGCTGGAGTGTGTCGACGGCTTCGAGGATGTTGTCCGTCCCGGGCCCCGAGCAAATCCGGTGTCCCTCTTGTCGGAGTTCATAGGCCAGGTAATCCCTATAGAACGCCTGATCGTCGATAATCATAATGCGAGCCATGTGCTTACCCCTTGTTAGCTGTCTTACTAAACACGTCTTAAAGGATCGTTGGTCTGATAAGCTATGGGAATCCGGTAATTGAATGAGTTTGTCATTTTAAGTACCATACAGATAATTCATACTACACCGCATTCAGTCTGATCCTTATCGATATAAAAGCTACAAAACATACTATGTGGCTTATTAATACATGGATATTGCCCTAATGTTTCAGGCAGCATACTTTTTAATAATTGTTTATGTGGTTGTATACTCAATAGCTAATTTTGAGGATGTCCTTATTGATAATTCTAATGTCCCGGTTGGTTGAGAGGATCAGTCTAATTGCTGTAGGCCTGACATGGCCGCTGTGAATGTTTGTT is part of the Deltaproteobacteria bacterium genome and encodes:
- a CDS encoding response regulator; this encodes MARIMIIDDQAFYRDYLAYELRQEGHRICSGPGTDNILEAVDTLQPDIVLIDPFYRDLSGYRLVERLKEEYPHLPVILMSVYDSGRAESDKVTCDGYAMKSVDTTEIKSTIHELLIAHLTKGMEGRCLEYSS
- a CDS encoding response regulator; the encoded protein is MSRVLFVDDDYHIRALYAEELAEEGYDIITWGDVSRLMDVISMKKPDVLVMEIHLEKEDQWDLLKTVRKDCPTLPVILNTATLNLPIERDVLVAAHVIKSIDMTELKTKIRSILEVASAFRWDLPKSPMLPASLQQNATQPPLLLTYNSRSE